TCAAGGAGGCCGGCATGGATGCGGTGAAGCTCGAGGGCGGTCACGAGACGGTCCCGCTCGTGAAGGCGCTCGTCGAGAACGGCATCGGAGTGATGGCCCATGTCGGCCTAACACCGCAGCGCGTCGCGCAGTTCGGCGGATTCAAGACGCAGGCAAAGAGCGCCCGCGCGGCGCGGCAGCTCATCGACGATGCGGTCGCTCTCGAGGACGCCGGCGCGTTCTCGATCGTGCTCGAGTCCATACCGGCGCCGGTCGCCGCGATGGTCACCGAACGGATCGGGGTCCCGACGATCGGCATCGGCGCCGGTATCGACTGCGACGGACAGGTCCTGGTCCTACATGACGTGCTCGGCCTGTACGGCGACTTCAAGCCGAAGTTCGCCAAGCGCTACGGCGAGATCGGGACAGCGGTCGTCGATGCGCTTCGCGCATTCGACAGCGACGTGAGGGAAGGCCGCTTCCCCGACGACGAGCACAGCTTCACGATGAAGGAGAACGAGCTCGCCGCGCTGCGGCAGAACGTCGCGCGGCCGAAGGCGGTCTGACTCACATCGCGAATGCGGGCCCGCTGCGCGTCGCGATCATCGGCATGGGCGCGATCGGCCGCGTGGTGGAGAAAGCGCTCGCTGGTCGTGTCGACCTCGTCCGGATCGATCGTACAAAGGCGCCGCTCGGCGCCGACGAGAAGCCGGTTGACGCCGCGGTCGTCTGCGTCAAGACGCAGGGCACGGTATGGGCGGCGGAGGTCGCAGCGCAGATCGTTGGTCGCGAGGGCGTCGCGATCACGGTCCAGAACGGGCTCGGCAACTACGAGACGATCGTCGCGGCACTCGGCGAGCGGCGCGCTGCGGTCGGTGTCATCTACGTCGGCGCGCGTCTCGACAAGCATGGCGCGTTGCACGCGACCGGTCCAGGCCGTGTCGAGCTCGGACGGCCGATGGGGACCGCGTCAGCTCGCGCGCTCGAGGCGCTGGCAACGGCGCTCGCGGACGGCGGAATGACGGTGAGCGTCGTCGATGACGCATGGGCCTCGGTGTGGCGCAAGGTCGCGACGAACGCCGCCGTGAATCCAA
This portion of the Candidatus Limnocylindria bacterium genome encodes:
- the panB gene encoding 3-methyl-2-oxobutanoate hydroxymethyltransferase — its product is MDIAKKVTIPDVVAMKRDGKRITMMTAYDAAFARLVEAAGIDIILVGDSLGMVVLGYPNTVPVTMDDMVRHAAAVSRGASRPLLIGDMPFGSYQTGPADALRNAARFLKEAGMDAVKLEGGHETVPLVKALVENGIGVMAHVGLTPQRVAQFGGFKTQAKSARAARQLIDDAVALEDAGAFSIVLESIPAPVAAMVTERIGVPTIGIGAGIDCDGQVLVLHDVLGLYGDFKPKFAKRYGEIGTAVVDALRAFDSDVREGRFPDDEHSFTMKENELAALRQNVARPKAV
- a CDS encoding 2-dehydropantoate 2-reductase; translation: MGAIGRVVEKALAGRVDLVRIDRTKAPLGADEKPVDAAVVCVKTQGTVWAAEVAAQIVGREGVAITVQNGLGNYETIVAALGERRAAVGVIYVGARLDKHGALHATGPGRVELGRPMGTASARALEALATALADGGMTVSVVDDAWASVWRKVATNAAVNPTTALLGYTNAELLADVAGSRVADGLASEVARVATAAGVAMGDDEARRWWREMAQLTGANRSSMLQDVQSGRPTEVDAICGAVHREGERRGVSAPLNQAMTVLVSALAPSRA